The genomic DNA CAACGGCCGCCTAAACAGTTTACCCAACAGAAAGATAAGCAGAAATGAAAATTCTGGTTCTGGGAAGTGGTGTTGTAGGGGTTACATCTGCCTGGTATCTGGCTAAAGCCGGGCATGAAGTTACAGTGGTGGATCGCCAGCCAGAAGCTGGTATGGAAACCAGTTTTGCCAATGCAGGGCAGGTTTCCCCCGGTTATTCTGCGCCATGGGCCGGGCCGGGTGTGCCGCTTAAATCGATTAGCTGGCTGCTGATGAAGTATCGGCCATTTGTATTTTGGCCAATGCCAGACCCGCATTTGTGGAAATGGCTTTTTCAGATGCTGGAAAACTGTACGGCTGCTGCGTATGATCGCAACAAAGGGCGTATGGTTCGGTTGGCCGAATATAGCCGCGATGTTATGCAGGATTTACGCTCTACTACAGGCATTACGTATGATGACCGTCAGCAGGGCACATTACAGGTTTTTAGAACCCAGAAGCAGCTTGATGCAACAGCCAAGGATATTGCTGTTCTTAAACAGTATAATGTTCCCTACGAACTTTTGGATGTAGATGGCTGCGTAGCAGCAGAGCCGGGTCTTGCCGCATCTCGCCAGAAGATAGTAGGAGGTTTGCGTTTGCCCGGAGATGAAACGGGCGATGCCTTTAAATTCACACAGCGTTTAGCCAGTATGGCGCAGGACGCTGGTGTGAAGTTTCTGTATGATACAGTTGTGCGCCGCATTCGTTCAGAAAGTGGGCGTATTACGGGTGTAGAAACATCTCGTGGTGTATTAACAGCAGATTCCTATGTGCTGTCATTGGGTAGCTTTTCTCCCGCACTGTTGCGGCCTTTGGGTATTGAACTCCCAGTCTATCCCGTAAAAGGCTATTCGTTAACAGCATCTATTCAAAATGCAGATGCGTCACCTGTTTCTACCATTATGGATGAAACTTTTAAAATTGGTATTACCCGTTTGGGAGATAGAGTGCGTATTGGGGGTACTGCTGAATTGGCAGGTTTCAGTCGCCGTTTACGCAAACCTCGCCGTGAAACGCTGGAACATTCTGTAACAGATTTGTTCCCCGGATGTTGTGATGTAGAGCAAGCCCTTTTCTGGACAGGCCTGCGCCCGATGACTCCAGATGGTACGCCGGTTATTGGACGTACAGGTTTGGACAATCTGTTCCTGAACACTGGGCATGGTACGTTAGGGTGGACCATGGCATGTGGTTCCGGCAAAGTGTTGGCAGATCTTATGTCTAACAAAAAACCTGAAATTGATACGGCAGATTTGAATATCTTCCGTTACCGTCAGTCATAATTTTGTAACCAGAAGATATTTTCAGGCGTGGGCGGAAAAGGCAGTATGCGTTTTCCGCTTATGCGTATCGCAAAAAATCTACTCTGAAAGCATTGTTTTTGCGCAAGCTGTGTTTCATGCTCACGTTTGTGGGAACTTTACACAGTTGTTGGGATGTTTTCATGCGTCTTGCATACAGGCCGCTTAGCTGGGCGGTTTTGTAACGTAATGGTCGGGACGGTCTGGGGTAACAATCGGATTTTTGGCGGTTATGAAAACAAAGTGCGTGCCTGATGTGTGGAAAAGTAAAAATTCGGATCTTTCAAAAAAACGAAAATCCTTTCTAAAAACAGGGGCTTTGTTTCTTGCCGGAAGCCTCTTTGTGGGTGTTGCCAGTATCAGTGGTCAGGCTTATGCGCTTGCACCTTCTGTGCAGACACCGCAGGCTTATGTTCCCACACCAACAGATGTGGCGATGGTATCGGATTTGGAGCAACGAACTTTCCAATGGTTCTGGGATTCAGCAGATCCGGCTACAGGGCTTATTCCAGATCGTTATCCATCAGATCAGAAGCAAGATAGTGTTGCTTCTGTAGGTTTTGGCCTTACAGCTTACGGTATTGGTGTTAAGCGCCATTATATTACACGCCAGCAGGCTGTAGAGCGTACGCTTACAACCCTACGCTATATGTGGAAACTGCCGCAAAACGAGAGTGCAGATAAAGCCTCTGGCTATCACGGTTTTTTCTATCATTTTCTGGATAACCGCACAGGTTTACGTTTAAATCCGGATATTGAACTTTCCAGTATTGATACAGCGTTATTGATGCAGGGTGTTTTGTTCTGTCAAAATTTTTATACGCAGGACACAGCGCAGGAAAAAGAAATTCGCCAGCTTTCAGAACAACTTTTCAATAGGGTTGACTGGAAGTGGATGGAACGTCCAGACCATCGGTTGAGCATGGGATGGTCACCCGAGCATGGTTTTCTTCCTAATTATTGGGAAGGATATAGCGAAGGGATGATGCTGTATATTCTCGCTTTGGGTGCTCCCGAACATGGGTTGCAGCCTGTTTCCTGGCAAGCATGGTTGGAAACAAATGATAAGCGCTGGGGTGAGGAATACGGGCAGACATTCCTGAACTTTGCACCTTTGTTTGGACATCAGTATTCCCACGCATGGATAGATTTCCGTGGCATTCAGGATAATTGGATTAGCAGTAAGGGCATTGATTATTTTGAGAACAGCCGACGCGCTGTGTATGCGCAACGTAATTATGCTGTGTCCAACCCCGGTAAATGGCAGGGATACGATGCCAATACATGGGGCTTAACAGCCAGTGACGGCCCCGGAGATGTGACCAAAACAGAAAACGGGCAGACACGTCACTTCCTGTCTTATAGTGCGCGTGGTGTTGGGCGTGATTATACGCAGGATGATGGCACCATTGCGCCAACGGCAGCCGGTGGTTCTGTCGCGTTTGCGCCGGAAATTGCCATTCCGGCGCTACGCACCATGAAAAGCAAATACGGAAACCATATTTATGGAAAATATGGTTTTGCAGATTCGTTCAATCCCAGCTTTCATGACGAAAAGCAGGATTACTGGGCAGATAATACTTACTTGGGTATCGACCAAGGCCCGATTTTGCTGATGGTGGAAAACTGGCGCAGCGGCTTTGTATGGGACACAATGCGCCAGAGTGCTGTTATTCGCCGAGGTCTGCTTCAGGCTGGTTTCCATGGCGGGTGGTTGCAACAGGTTGCGCAACAGCCCTCATCAGTCGTGCGGCGTAAGGGCTAAAAATAAAAGGCTTCCCTCTTGAGATTTATAAAAGAGAGAAGCCGTTTTTTAACCTTGATAAGATGCAATTTCGATCAGGTTTTCATCCGGGTCATGACAATAAACGGATGTAATGGGGCCCAGTGCGCCAAGGCGTGCTACTGGGCCTTCCACAATTGTCACACCACAGGTTTTTAGGTGTTCGCAAACATCTTCACTGGTAATGGCGGTTACAAAACATAAATCGTTTCCGCCGGGCAGGGCGTGGGTGGCAGTTTCCCACCCTTCGGCGTTGTAAGGGCGCAGATTAAGTTTCTGGCCTCCAAAACGCAACGCCGTGCGATTATTACGGCCATATTCTTCCCGGTCCATCCCTAGCACGCGCTGGAACCATGAAGCGGAAATTTCTACATCCCTTACAGTCAGCACCACGTGGTCTAACCGATCTACTGTAAAACGCATGAAACCGCATCGCTCCTTTGCTGTTGGCCCCTTTGTTGCAAAGGGGCCAAGGCTCTGTCTTACAGTTCAGCGTAGAAGTCGTTGCCCTTATCATCAATAACAATAAACGCTGGAAAATCTTCTACCTCAATTTTCCATACGGCTTCCATGCCCAACTCAGGGTATTCCAGTACTTCCACTTTGCGGATGCAGTCTTTGGCCAACCGTGCGGCAGGCCCGCCGACTGAGCCCAGATAGAAGCCTCCATATTTCTGGCAGGCATCTTTTACAGCCTTGGAGCGGTTGCCTTTAGCCAGCATGACGTAGGAGCCACCATTAGCCTGAAGTTCCGCTACGTAAGAATCCATACGGCCAGCCGTTGTGGGGCCAAAGGAGCCTGTAGGCATGCCAGCAGGTGTTTTGGCCGGCCCAGCATAATAAACGGGATGATCTTTGAGATACTGCGGCAGACCTTCGCCTTTTTGCAGGCGTTCGCGGAACTTGGCATGGGCAATATCACGCGCAACCACCACAGTACCCGTAAGGGCCAGACGGGTTTTGACAGGATATTTGGAAAGCTCCTTGCGGATTTCATCCATCGGCCGGTTCAGGTCGATCCTGATGGCTTCGCCTTCCAGATGTTCATCTGTGGTTTCTGGCAGGAAGCGGGCAGGGTCATGCTCGAGCTGTTCCAGAAAGAAACCTTCTGCTGTTACGCGTGCCTTGATCTGCCGATCTGCCGAGCAGGAAACTCCAATGCCAACAGGCAGTGATGCACCATGCCGGGGCAGGCGGATAACACGCACATCGTGGCAGAAATATTTACCGCCAAACTGTGCCCCAATCCCCAGCTTGCGGGTAAGATCCAGCACCTTCTGTTCCATCTCAACATCACGGAAGGCATGGCCGGTCATGTCCCCTTTGGTTGGCAGAGAATCGTACCAGTGGGTGGAAGCCAGCTTGACTGTTTTGAGCGTCTGTTCAGCAGACATGCCGCCAATAACAATGGCCAGATGGTACGGCGGGCAAGCGGATGTGCCGAGTGTTTTGATCTTGGTATCCAGCCAATCCAGCAACTGCTGTTCAGAGCCCAGCAGGGCGCGTGTTTCCTGAAACAGGAAGGTTTTGTTGGCGGAACCGCCCCCCTTGGCCACGAACATCAGGTCCATCTGCTCATCGTGCTCACCAGCGGGGCTGGCAAAAAGATCGCACTGAACGGGCAGGTTGGTGCCGGTGTTCTTTTCCTCAAACATGGTGAGTGGTGCCATCTGGGAATAGCGCAGATTGGTGCGTGTGTAGGTTTCG from Acetobacter ascendens includes the following:
- a CDS encoding D-amino acid dehydrogenase; translation: MKILVLGSGVVGVTSAWYLAKAGHEVTVVDRQPEAGMETSFANAGQVSPGYSAPWAGPGVPLKSISWLLMKYRPFVFWPMPDPHLWKWLFQMLENCTAAAYDRNKGRMVRLAEYSRDVMQDLRSTTGITYDDRQQGTLQVFRTQKQLDATAKDIAVLKQYNVPYELLDVDGCVAAEPGLAASRQKIVGGLRLPGDETGDAFKFTQRLASMAQDAGVKFLYDTVVRRIRSESGRITGVETSRGVLTADSYVLSLGSFSPALLRPLGIELPVYPVKGYSLTASIQNADASPVSTIMDETFKIGITRLGDRVRIGGTAELAGFSRRLRKPRRETLEHSVTDLFPGCCDVEQALFWTGLRPMTPDGTPVIGRTGLDNLFLNTGHGTLGWTMACGSGKVLADLMSNKKPEIDTADLNIFRYRQS
- a CDS encoding fumarate hydratase, with the translated sequence MTSQPPRPPVPEFAYSPLFPMGEDKTTYRKLDLAGVSTSQCGGKTVLHVTPESLTELTAQAFHEVAHFLRPAHLTQLASILKDPEASDNDRFVALDLLKNACIAAGGVLPMCQDTGTAIVFGKKGQRVWVEGNEEVAFSKGVYETYTRTNLRYSQMAPLTMFEEKNTGTNLPVQCDLFASPAGEHDEQMDLMFVAKGGGSANKTFLFQETRALLGSEQQLLDWLDTKIKTLGTSACPPYHLAIVIGGMSAEQTLKTVKLASTHWYDSLPTKGDMTGHAFRDVEMEQKVLDLTRKLGIGAQFGGKYFCHDVRVIRLPRHGASLPVGIGVSCSADRQIKARVTAEGFFLEQLEHDPARFLPETTDEHLEGEAIRIDLNRPMDEIRKELSKYPVKTRLALTGTVVVARDIAHAKFRERLQKGEGLPQYLKDHPVYYAGPAKTPAGMPTGSFGPTTAGRMDSYVAELQANGGSYVMLAKGNRSKAVKDACQKYGGFYLGSVGGPAARLAKDCIRKVEVLEYPELGMEAVWKIEVEDFPAFIVIDDKGNDFYAEL
- a CDS encoding glucoamylase family protein, translating into MKTKCVPDVWKSKNSDLSKKRKSFLKTGALFLAGSLFVGVASISGQAYALAPSVQTPQAYVPTPTDVAMVSDLEQRTFQWFWDSADPATGLIPDRYPSDQKQDSVASVGFGLTAYGIGVKRHYITRQQAVERTLTTLRYMWKLPQNESADKASGYHGFFYHFLDNRTGLRLNPDIELSSIDTALLMQGVLFCQNFYTQDTAQEKEIRQLSEQLFNRVDWKWMERPDHRLSMGWSPEHGFLPNYWEGYSEGMMLYILALGAPEHGLQPVSWQAWLETNDKRWGEEYGQTFLNFAPLFGHQYSHAWIDFRGIQDNWISSKGIDYFENSRRAVYAQRNYAVSNPGKWQGYDANTWGLTASDGPGDVTKTENGQTRHFLSYSARGVGRDYTQDDGTIAPTAAGGSVAFAPEIAIPALRTMKSKYGNHIYGKYGFADSFNPSFHDEKQDYWADNTYLGIDQGPILLMVENWRSGFVWDTMRQSAVIRRGLLQAGFHGGWLQQVAQQPSSVVRRKG
- a CDS encoding VOC family protein: MRFTVDRLDHVVLTVRDVEISASWFQRVLGMDREEYGRNNRTALRFGGQKLNLRPYNAEGWETATHALPGGNDLCFVTAITSEDVCEHLKTCGVTIVEGPVARLGALGPITSVYCHDPDENLIEIASYQG